The Candidatus Woesearchaeota archaeon genome includes a window with the following:
- a CDS encoding HIT family protein, translated as MNKDECIFCKIVSGEIPSYKVYEDEDIMAFFDISIGNDFHTLVIPKKHSEDIFDIEEILLQKLISVTKKIATKYKEELNIDNVNIIQSNGKDAQQDVFHYHMHILPRNKNDKTIIKFNQDLNNHERLCANHKKIKGLFYS; from the coding sequence ATGAATAAAGATGAATGTATATTCTGTAAAATAGTATCCGGGGAAATTCCATCTTATAAAGTATATGAAGATGAAGATATTATGGCTTTTTTTGATATTTCTATTGGTAATGACTTTCATACATTAGTAATCCCAAAAAAGCATTCTGAAGATATTTTTGATATCGAGGAGATATTACTACAAAAATTAATTTCAGTAACAAAAAAAATAGCTACAAAATACAAAGAAGAACTAAACATTGATAATGTAAATATAATACAATCAAATGGAAAAGATGCACAACAAGATGTATTTCACTATCATATGCACATACTACCAAGAAATAAAAACGATAAGACAATCATAAAATTTAATCAAGATCTAAATAATCATGAAAGATTATGCGCAAATCACAAAAAAATAAAAGGATTATTTTACTCCTGA
- a CDS encoding LD-carboxypeptidase encodes MIKPKKLNLGDTIGIIAPSGGLSAIFPHRLDTAIKNLEQLGFKVKLFPTMTKFIDGKAGTKNERILDLQDAFLDKEVKAIFAAIGGICINEILESIDYEIIKQNPKIFVGYSDNTLLNYAFYKKAELISFYGPCVISELAEFPKILNYTEEYLIKSITSEIPIGEIKPSLEYTDELLDWSQKLDLTRPRDMINNEGHIWLKNGFAEGELIGGCLHSILQLKGTNFDLNYSGKILFFEIPEGQEFGKAEPLSYVESQIVDLRNIGVFDKISGLIVGRAFRYNTEEKSKFKELILDHLEEFNFPILFGSDIGHSDPMLTIPFGVKARIDSKKKIFEVIESGVK; translated from the coding sequence ATGATAAAACCGAAAAAATTAAACTTAGGTGATACAATTGGAATTATTGCGCCATCAGGTGGTTTGAGCGCAATATTCCCTCATAGATTAGATACAGCAATTAAAAATTTAGAACAATTAGGTTTTAAAGTAAAATTATTTCCTACTATGACTAAATTTATAGATGGTAAAGCTGGGACAAAAAATGAAAGAATTTTAGATTTACAAGATGCTTTTTTAGACAAAGAAGTAAAAGCAATATTTGCAGCTATAGGAGGAATTTGTATAAATGAGATATTAGAAAGTATTGATTATGAAATCATAAAACAAAATCCTAAAATTTTTGTAGGATATTCAGATAATACATTATTAAATTATGCATTTTACAAAAAAGCAGAATTAATTTCATTTTATGGACCTTGCGTAATTTCTGAATTAGCTGAATTTCCAAAAATTTTGAATTACACTGAAGAATATCTTATAAAATCAATTACATCAGAGATTCCTATTGGTGAGATTAAACCTTCTTTAGAATATACTGATGAACTTTTAGATTGGTCTCAAAAATTAGATTTAACTAGACCAAGAGATATGATTAATAATGAAGGACATATTTGGTTAAAAAATGGCTTTGCTGAAGGAGAATTAATTGGAGGTTGTCTACATTCTATATTACAATTAAAAGGAACAAATTTTGATTTAAATTATAGTGGGAAAATTTTGTTTTTTGAAATACCTGAAGGACAGGAATTTGGCAAAGCAGAACCATTATCTTATGTTGAGTCTCAAATTGTTGATTTAAGAAATATAGGAGTATTTGATAAAATTTCAGGATTGATTGTTGGAAGAGCTTTTAGATATAATACAGAAGAGAAAAGCAAATTTAAAGAATTAATATTAGATCATTTAGAAGAGTTTAATTTTCCAATTTTGTTTGGCTCTGACATAGGTCATTCTGATCCTATGTTAACTATACCTTTTGGTGTTAAAGCAAGAATTGATTCTAAGAAAAAGATATTTGAAGTTATTGAATCAGGAGTAAAATAA
- a CDS encoding methyltransferase domain-containing protein, with protein MEQIDINNLKSEDIKKMNYNELISVVKETNRPPGGVTSLIEVAKNTFMNKDTKVLEVGTSTGFTALELARLVGCNITAIDINELSIDECKERAKKLELENIDFKVGNAEKLDFPDNSFDIVFCGNVTSIVNDREKALAEYSRVLKNGGYLIAIPMYYIKEPSNQLVSDVSDAIRVNIKVHDKNYWNNMFESDNLEILKEIDYKFDYIQDDKINDFVKKILSRDHLSILTSDARETLNSTYTNYIKLFRENLSHMGYSILILRKSNLLLDEELFTGSKL; from the coding sequence TTAAGAAGATGAACTATAATGAGTTAATCAGTGTAGTAAAGGAAACAAATAGACCTCCTGGAGGCGTTACTTCTTTAATTGAGGTTGCGAAAAATACTTTTATGAACAAAGATACTAAAGTATTGGAAGTTGGTACAAGTACAGGATTTACTGCTCTTGAATTAGCAAGGTTAGTAGGTTGTAATATTACTGCAATTGATATTAACGAGTTATCAATTGATGAATGTAAAGAAAGAGCAAAAAAATTAGAGCTTGAAAATATTGATTTTAAAGTTGGAAATGCTGAAAAATTAGATTTTCCCGATAATAGTTTTGACATAGTTTTTTGTGGTAATGTTACTTCAATAGTAAATGATAGGGAAAAAGCATTAGCAGAGTATAGTAGAGTTTTGAAAAATGGTGGATATTTAATTGCTATCCCAATGTATTATATTAAGGAGCCTTCAAATCAATTAGTTTCTGATGTTTCTGATGCAATTAGAGTGAATATTAAAGTTCATGATAAAAATTATTGGAATAATATGTTTGAAAGTGATAACTTAGAAATTTTAAAAGAAATTGATTATAAATTTGATTATATTCAAGATGATAAAATTAATGATTTTGTGAAGAAAATTCTTTCTAGAGATCATTTAAGCATATTAACTTCAGATGCTAGAGAAACTTTAAATTCTACATATACAAACTATATAAAATTATTTAGAGAAAATTTATCTCATATGGGTTATAGTATTTTAATATTAAGAAAATCTAATTTATTATTAGATGAAGAACTATTCACAGGTAGTAAACTTTAA